The following are from one region of the Nicotiana tomentosiformis chromosome 7, ASM39032v3, whole genome shotgun sequence genome:
- the LOC104094864 gene encoding ribulose bisphosphate carboxylase/oxygenase activase 1, chloroplastic isoform X2 produces the protein MATSVSTIGAVNKAPLSLNNSVAGTSVPSTAFFGKTLKKVYGKGVSNPKVTNKSLRIVAEEKDADPKKQTDSDRWKGLVADFSDDQQDITRGKGMVDSLFQAPTGTGTHHAVLQSYEYVSQGLRQYNLDNKLDGFYIAPAFMDKLVVHITKNFLKLPNIKVPLILGIWGGKGQGKSFQCELVFRKMGINPIMMSAGELESGNAGEPAKLIRQRYREAAEIIRKGNMCCLFINDLDAGAGRMGGTTQYTVNNQMVNATLMNIADNPTNVQLPGMYNKQENARVPIIVTGNDFSTLYAPLIRDGRMEKFYWAPTREDRIGVCTGIFRTDNVPAEDVVKIVDNFPGQSIDFFGALRARVYDDEVRKWISGAGIEKIGDKLLNSFDGPPTFEQPKMTIEKLLEYGNMLVQEQENVKRVQLADKYLKEAALGDANADAINNGSFFAKAQPVDVPVGEGSTDSIATKLDSTSMAEDGSYLFKF, from the exons ATGGCTACCTCTGTCTCAACCATTGGAGCTGTCAACAAAGCACCG TTGAGTTTGAACAACTCAGTTGCTGGAACTTCAGTTCCAAGCACAGCCTTCTTTGGCAAAACTTTGAAGAAAGTGTATGGAAAAGGTGTTTCAAACCCCAAAGTTACAAACAAGAGCTTGAGGATTGTAGCTGAAGAAAAAGATGCAGATCCCAAGAAACAGACCGACAGTGACAGATGGAAGGGTCTTGTTGCTGACTTTTCGGACGATCAACAGGACATCACGCGGGGTAAGGGTATGGTTGACAGTCTTTTCCAGGCTCCAACCGGTACTGGTACTCACCACGCTGTGTTGCAATCCTACGAATACGTCAGCCAAGGTCTTCGTCA GTACAACTTGGACAACAAGTTGGATGGATTCTACATCGCTCCTGCTTTCATGGACAAGCTTGTTGTTCACATCACCAAGAACTTCTTGAAATTGCCCAACATCAAG GTTCCACTTATCTTGGGTATCTGGGGAGGCAAAGGTCAAGGTAAATCATTCCAGTGTGAACTTGTCTTCAGAAAGATGGGAATCAA CCCCATTATGATGAGTGCTGGAGAATTGGAAAGTGGAAATGCAGGAGAGCCAGCCAAATTGATTAGGCAAAGGTACAGAGAGGCAGCAGAAATCATCAGAAAGGGTAACATGTGTTGCCTCTTCATCAACGATCTCGATGCAGGAGCTGGTAGAATGGGTGGAACTACTCAATACACTGTCAACAACCAAATGGTGAATGCCACTCTCATGAACATTGCTGACAACCCGACAAATGTTCAGCTCCCCGGTATGTACAACAAGCAAGAGAATGCCAGGGTCCCTATTATCGTCACTGGTAACGATTTCTCCACATTGTATGCTCCACTTATCCGTGATGGTCGTATGGAGAAGTTCTACTGGGCACCAACTAGGGAGGATAGAATTGGTGTTTGCACAGGTATTTTCAGGACTGACAATGTTCCTGCTGAGGACGTTGTCAAGATTGTCGATAACTTCCCTGGACAATCTATCG ACTTTTTCGGTGCACTGAGGGCGAGAGTATATGATGATGAAGTGAGGAAGTGGATTTCAGGCGCTGGAATTGAAAAGATTGGAGACAAACTTTTGAACTCTTTTGACGGACCACCAACTTTTGAGCAACCAAAGATGACCATTGAGAAGCTCCTCGAGTACGGTAACATGCTTGTACAAGAGCAAGAGAATGTTAAGAGAGTTCAGTTGGCTGACAAGTACCTCAAAGAGGCTGCACTTGGTGATGCCAATGCTGATGCCATTAACAATGGATCCTTCTTTGCTA AAGCACAACCTGTTGATGTTCCTGTTGGTGAAGGCTCTACTGATTCAATTGCAACAAAACTTGATTCAACTTCTATGGCTGAAGATGGAAGTTATCTTTTCAAATTTTAA
- the LOC104094864 gene encoding ribulose bisphosphate carboxylase/oxygenase activase 1, chloroplastic isoform X1 produces MATSVSTIGAVNKAPLSLNNSVAGTSVPSTAFFGKTLKKVYGKGVSNPKVTNKSLRIVAEEKDADPKKQTDSDRWKGLVADFSDDQQDITRGKGMVDSLFQAPTGTGTHHAVLQSYEYVSQGLRQYNLDNKLDGFYIAPAFMDKLVVHITKNFLKLPNIKVPLILGIWGGKGQGKSFQCELVFRKMGINPIMMSAGELESGNAGEPAKLIRQRYREAAEIIRKGNMCCLFINDLDAGAGRMGGTTQYTVNNQMVNATLMNIADNPTNVQLPGMYNKQENARVPIIVTGNDFSTLYAPLIRDGRMEKFYWAPTREDRIGVCTGIFRTDNVPAEDVVKIVDNFPGQSIDFFGALRARVYDDEVRKWISGAGIEKIGDKLLNSFDGPPTFEQPKMTIEKLLEYGNMLVQEQENVKRVQLADKYLKEAALGDANADAINNGSFFAS; encoded by the exons ATGGCTACCTCTGTCTCAACCATTGGAGCTGTCAACAAAGCACCG TTGAGTTTGAACAACTCAGTTGCTGGAACTTCAGTTCCAAGCACAGCCTTCTTTGGCAAAACTTTGAAGAAAGTGTATGGAAAAGGTGTTTCAAACCCCAAAGTTACAAACAAGAGCTTGAGGATTGTAGCTGAAGAAAAAGATGCAGATCCCAAGAAACAGACCGACAGTGACAGATGGAAGGGTCTTGTTGCTGACTTTTCGGACGATCAACAGGACATCACGCGGGGTAAGGGTATGGTTGACAGTCTTTTCCAGGCTCCAACCGGTACTGGTACTCACCACGCTGTGTTGCAATCCTACGAATACGTCAGCCAAGGTCTTCGTCA GTACAACTTGGACAACAAGTTGGATGGATTCTACATCGCTCCTGCTTTCATGGACAAGCTTGTTGTTCACATCACCAAGAACTTCTTGAAATTGCCCAACATCAAG GTTCCACTTATCTTGGGTATCTGGGGAGGCAAAGGTCAAGGTAAATCATTCCAGTGTGAACTTGTCTTCAGAAAGATGGGAATCAA CCCCATTATGATGAGTGCTGGAGAATTGGAAAGTGGAAATGCAGGAGAGCCAGCCAAATTGATTAGGCAAAGGTACAGAGAGGCAGCAGAAATCATCAGAAAGGGTAACATGTGTTGCCTCTTCATCAACGATCTCGATGCAGGAGCTGGTAGAATGGGTGGAACTACTCAATACACTGTCAACAACCAAATGGTGAATGCCACTCTCATGAACATTGCTGACAACCCGACAAATGTTCAGCTCCCCGGTATGTACAACAAGCAAGAGAATGCCAGGGTCCCTATTATCGTCACTGGTAACGATTTCTCCACATTGTATGCTCCACTTATCCGTGATGGTCGTATGGAGAAGTTCTACTGGGCACCAACTAGGGAGGATAGAATTGGTGTTTGCACAGGTATTTTCAGGACTGACAATGTTCCTGCTGAGGACGTTGTCAAGATTGTCGATAACTTCCCTGGACAATCTATCG ACTTTTTCGGTGCACTGAGGGCGAGAGTATATGATGATGAAGTGAGGAAGTGGATTTCAGGCGCTGGAATTGAAAAGATTGGAGACAAACTTTTGAACTCTTTTGACGGACCACCAACTTTTGAGCAACCAAAGATGACCATTGAGAAGCTCCTCGAGTACGGTAACATGCTTGTACAAGAGCAAGAGAATGTTAAGAGAGTTCAGTTGGCTGACAAGTACCTCAAAGAGGCTGCACTTGGTGATGCCAATGCTGATGCCATTAACAATGGATCCTTCTTTGCTAGTTAG